From the Excalfactoria chinensis isolate bCotChi1 chromosome 1, bCotChi1.hap2, whole genome shotgun sequence genome, one window contains:
- the NSUN3 gene encoding tRNA (cytosine(34)-C(5))-methyltransferase, mitochondrial isoform X2, giving the protein MRLPYAAARLLPPFPAGVALRPRCGDTRPPEQLLSLKLENKTKGKLQKQICQVVLDHFEKQYSAELGDAWSSVRDVLIYPSCWQHAVLLNKFSHTADLEDTLCAQGYHPAFSGTLPCLPRSLKCYISRTPRRFPSQKHQTGKLKEYYLLNAASMLPVLALEVKDGEDVLDLCAAPGGKSVVILQCASPGQFHCNEYDELRFRWLKQTMESFIPHPLFDLITISNLDGRQIGELKPEFFDKILVDAPCSNDRSWLFSSDIQQATLRLLRRRELSVLQFQLLRSAIKALRPGGSLVYSTCTLSKAENSDVINLVLNSCSNVIPVDISEIAKAVSQEFSFHSHTQQHELLVLPEKGRAWGPMYVAKLRKMQST; this is encoded by the exons ATGCGGTTGCCTTACGCGGCAGCCCGCCTGCTGCCGCCGTTCCCCGCGGGGGTCGCTCTGCGCCCGCGGTGCGGAGACACTCGGCCGCCGGAGCAG ctcCTCTCTCTgaagctggaaaataaaaccaaagggAAGCTCCAAAAGCAAATCTGTCAAGTTGTTCTGGACCACTTTGAGAAGCAGTACTCggcagagctgggagatgcATGGAGCAGCGTCAG AGATGTACTCATATACCCATCGTGCTGGCAGCACGCCGTCCTGCTCAACAAGTTCAGCCACACTGCTGACCTGGAGGACACCTTGTGTGCACAGGGATATCATCCTGCCTTCAGTGGAACTTTGCCTTGTCTTCCGAGATCACTGAAGTGTTATATCAGTAGAACTCCGAGGAGGTTCCCTTCACAAAAACACCAGACTGGTAAACTGAAAGAATATTATCTACTCAATGCTGCTTCTATGTTACCAGTGCTGGCATTAGAGGTGAAGGATGGGGAAGACGTTTTGGATCTCTGTGCTGCGCCAGGGGGTAAATCAGTAGTGATCCTACAGTGTGCCTCTCCAG gtcAATTTCACTGTAATGAGTACGACGAGTTGAGGTTCAGGTGGTTGAAACAGACAATGGAATCCTTTATCCCACATCCTCTGTTTGACTTAATAACCATCTCTAACCTAGATGGTAGACAGATTGGAGAACTTAAGCCCGAGTTCTTTGACAAG ATACTGGTTGATGCTCCTTGTTCAAATGACAGAAGTTGGTTATTCTCTTCTGATATTCAGCAAGCTACGCTTAGGTTACTACGAAGGAGAGAGTTGTCTGTTCTGCAGTTCCAACTGCTAAG GTCTGCTATTAAAGCACTGCGTCCCGGTGGATCCCTGGTCTACTCTACGTGCACTCTCTCAAAGGCGGAGAACAGCGATGTAATAAATCTCGTTCTAAATTCCTGCTCTAACGTTATTCCTGTAGATATAAGTGAAATTGCCAAAGCTGTTTCCCAGGAATTCAGTTTTCACAGCCATACACAACAGCATGAGCTTCTGGTTCTGCCAGAGAAAGGGAGAGCGTGGGGACCAATGTATGTAGCTAAATTAAGGAAAATGCAGTCCACGTGA
- the NSUN3 gene encoding tRNA (cytosine(34)-C(5))-methyltransferase, mitochondrial isoform X1 has translation MRLPYAAARLLPPFPAGVALRPRCGDTRPPEQLLSLKLENKTKGKLQKQICQVVLDHFEKQYSAELGDAWSSVRDVLIYPSCWQHAVLLNKFSHTADLEDTLCAQGYHPAFSGTLPCLPRSLKCYISRTPRRFPSQKHQTGKLKEYYLLNAASMLPVLALEVKDGEDVLDLCAAPGGKSVVILQCASPGQFHCNEYDELRFRWLKQTMESFIPHPLFDLITISNLDGRQIGELKPEFFDKILVDAPCSNDRSWLFSSDIQQATLRLLRRRELSVLQFQLLRSAIKALRPGGSLVYSTCTLSKAENSDVINLVLNSCSNVIPVDISEIAKAVSQEFSFHSHTQQHELLVLPEKGRAWGPIRTLACKYWKKMIKIIIDSAPN, from the exons ATGCGGTTGCCTTACGCGGCAGCCCGCCTGCTGCCGCCGTTCCCCGCGGGGGTCGCTCTGCGCCCGCGGTGCGGAGACACTCGGCCGCCGGAGCAG ctcCTCTCTCTgaagctggaaaataaaaccaaagggAAGCTCCAAAAGCAAATCTGTCAAGTTGTTCTGGACCACTTTGAGAAGCAGTACTCggcagagctgggagatgcATGGAGCAGCGTCAG AGATGTACTCATATACCCATCGTGCTGGCAGCACGCCGTCCTGCTCAACAAGTTCAGCCACACTGCTGACCTGGAGGACACCTTGTGTGCACAGGGATATCATCCTGCCTTCAGTGGAACTTTGCCTTGTCTTCCGAGATCACTGAAGTGTTATATCAGTAGAACTCCGAGGAGGTTCCCTTCACAAAAACACCAGACTGGTAAACTGAAAGAATATTATCTACTCAATGCTGCTTCTATGTTACCAGTGCTGGCATTAGAGGTGAAGGATGGGGAAGACGTTTTGGATCTCTGTGCTGCGCCAGGGGGTAAATCAGTAGTGATCCTACAGTGTGCCTCTCCAG gtcAATTTCACTGTAATGAGTACGACGAGTTGAGGTTCAGGTGGTTGAAACAGACAATGGAATCCTTTATCCCACATCCTCTGTTTGACTTAATAACCATCTCTAACCTAGATGGTAGACAGATTGGAGAACTTAAGCCCGAGTTCTTTGACAAG ATACTGGTTGATGCTCCTTGTTCAAATGACAGAAGTTGGTTATTCTCTTCTGATATTCAGCAAGCTACGCTTAGGTTACTACGAAGGAGAGAGTTGTCTGTTCTGCAGTTCCAACTGCTAAG GTCTGCTATTAAAGCACTGCGTCCCGGTGGATCCCTGGTCTACTCTACGTGCACTCTCTCAAAGGCGGAGAACAGCGATGTAATAAATCTCGTTCTAAATTCCTGCTCTAACGTTATTCCTGTAGATATAAGTGAAATTGCCAAAGCTGTTTCCCAGGAATTCAGTTTTCACAGCCATACACAACAGCATGAGCTTCTGGTTCTGCCAGAGAAAGGGAGAGCGTGGGGACCAAT AAGGACATTGGCTTgtaaatactggaaaaaaatgattaaaataattatcGATTCAGCACCTAATTAA